In one window of Myxococcus virescens DNA:
- a CDS encoding tetratricopeptide repeat protein produces the protein MAAKPECPECRAAVGGNDFQCTQCGLLLDPQQASGEYVITEPTIVRALLSPPQRTRTMELPRPPPQRPTPHDLATARFTVPMDAHTVPHLRAGLDIALQPLHPFEAHIASFIDGDHAVPDLARAARLPEIEVMVVLKALLERGVVELHRLPGAPAMRTMTDELPILDGQDFLVPEPLALGDEEPPARPVPAMRAPHRPPPPAPTRAATPPSPPIPPRTVRRLGIEPGSAEDFLQRAVRLEREGQVDRAIDVLTRAIAQAPEAAVLYSKLALILVHQRKDYRRAVELLERAVALEPNHPVFQQNLLKVTGLAAASPGPRKEEKRGLFARLTGRRS, from the coding sequence ATGGCCGCGAAACCAGAATGCCCCGAGTGCCGGGCGGCAGTGGGTGGAAACGACTTCCAGTGCACGCAGTGCGGGTTGCTGCTGGACCCGCAGCAGGCCAGCGGGGAGTACGTCATCACCGAGCCCACCATCGTCCGGGCGCTGCTGTCCCCGCCGCAGCGCACGCGCACCATGGAGCTGCCAAGGCCCCCACCCCAGCGCCCCACGCCGCATGACCTGGCCACCGCACGCTTCACGGTGCCCATGGACGCGCACACCGTGCCGCACCTGCGCGCTGGGTTGGACATCGCGCTCCAGCCGCTCCACCCCTTCGAGGCGCACATTGCTTCGTTCATCGACGGGGACCATGCCGTGCCGGACCTGGCCCGGGCGGCACGGCTGCCCGAAATCGAGGTGATGGTCGTCCTCAAGGCCCTGCTGGAGCGCGGCGTCGTGGAGCTGCACCGCCTGCCCGGCGCGCCCGCCATGCGCACGATGACGGATGAGCTGCCCATCCTGGACGGGCAGGACTTCCTCGTGCCAGAGCCCCTGGCACTCGGGGACGAGGAGCCGCCCGCGCGGCCAGTGCCCGCGATGAGAGCCCCCCACCGACCGCCGCCCCCCGCCCCCACGCGCGCGGCGACGCCCCCGAGCCCGCCCATCCCACCGCGCACCGTCCGGCGGCTCGGAATCGAGCCAGGGTCGGCGGAGGACTTCCTCCAGCGCGCCGTGCGGTTGGAGCGCGAGGGCCAGGTGGACCGGGCCATCGACGTGCTCACACGCGCCATTGCCCAGGCGCCCGAAGCCGCGGTGCTCTACAGCAAGCTGGCCCTCATCCTGGTTCACCAGCGCAAGGACTACCGGCGGGCCGTGGAGCTGCTGGAGCGCGCGGTGGCGCTGGAGCCGAACCATCCCGTCTTCCAGCAGAACCTGCTCAAGGTGACAGGCCTCGCGGCGGCCTCCCCTGGCCCTCGCAAGGAAGAGAAGCGCGGCCTCTTCGCGCGCCTCACGGGCCGCCGGAGCTGA
- a CDS encoding SH3 domain-containing protein: MSGYYTPEEAQDIFLKANEAYAHEDYAAAKEGYEKLLANGQGGPDVLYNLGTTHLAQGDLGRAVLALEQARKEGGQAPDLEANLSVARARQVDKVVGATAEDAFLPRVAAATDGPVVAWTFLGTWVAAFVLVLLWRLLGRGRRTAVGVLAVLLFAVAVPSGLLVATHAYVGATVHEAVVLAPTLVARELPQPGARSIFEVHAGLKVRLLEETGRFVRIRLPNGLEGWAEREGVAEI, encoded by the coding sequence GTGAGCGGCTACTACACGCCGGAAGAGGCGCAGGACATCTTCCTCAAGGCCAACGAAGCCTACGCGCATGAGGACTACGCGGCGGCCAAGGAGGGCTACGAGAAGCTGCTGGCGAACGGCCAGGGCGGCCCCGACGTGCTCTACAACCTGGGCACCACGCACCTGGCCCAGGGGGATTTGGGCCGCGCGGTGCTGGCGCTCGAGCAGGCGCGGAAGGAAGGGGGCCAGGCGCCGGACCTGGAAGCCAACCTCTCCGTGGCCCGGGCGCGGCAGGTGGACAAGGTGGTGGGCGCCACCGCGGAAGACGCCTTCCTGCCTCGCGTCGCGGCGGCCACGGACGGCCCGGTGGTGGCGTGGACCTTCCTGGGCACCTGGGTGGCGGCCTTCGTCCTCGTGCTGCTCTGGCGCTTGCTGGGGCGGGGCCGGCGGACGGCGGTGGGCGTGCTGGCGGTCCTGCTCTTCGCGGTGGCGGTGCCGTCAGGGCTGCTGGTGGCCACGCACGCCTACGTGGGGGCCACGGTGCATGAGGCCGTGGTGCTGGCGCCCACGCTGGTGGCGCGCGAGCTGCCCCAGCCCGGCGCCCGTTCCATCTTCGAGGTGCACGCCGGTCTCAAGGTGCGCCTGCTCGAAGAGACGGGCCGCTTCGTCCGCATCCGCCTGCCCAACGGCCTGGAGGGTTGGGCCGAGCGGGAAGGCGTGGCCGAAATCTGA
- a CDS encoding BatD family protein: MRRTGSALGVVFAVFALLATAPAWAASDDLDFYQTADRTEVGTEDTFRLTVVVVDAPANAQVKLPESDDFSILSSSRSSQRSISLSGGGPAVIQDVTRHVLVMQATRAGRLKIPPSQITVRGKTYRTQPVELTVKAGRVGGAPSPGQAGRGGGRQPDPFSSIQSQMQQMEEAFGDMMEPDRPTIPRGDSDLFLRASLDRDNVYVGEQVTLSLYIYSRVDLSSVDAVTMPKLEGFWTEEVESPTQLSGEQRVVDGIPYRAYLLRRRAIFPVKSGTLSITPAEADITTGFLFAGHRVHRVSNALKVKVKPLPPGGPEDLPNAHVGNWRLSMDVSQTRVELGQPVTVKVSLEGVGNVKNVTPPALKGPAALKIYDPTTTDKVSPQRHRVQGRRVMEYLVMPQRTGSFTLPALEFTYFDPRARKYEVARTDPVTITVEAGAGGASSIASGAPQASSDQANEQKNVLTAGGLRPVRYQARFEAPGVPVWKRGFFVPTVLAPLGLLLGVALIGGVRGRLALRSEAGRGRQQAKAARKRLADAEKLQSSGDVGAFYGEVEKALHGFLEARLSMPVVGLTREVLAEKLTAGGADAERRAKVLFVLEACDFGRYGGGGDPAERQKVMDAAAAAMEGWA; encoded by the coding sequence ATGAGAAGGACTGGTAGCGCCCTCGGCGTGGTGTTCGCCGTGTTCGCCCTGCTGGCAACCGCGCCAGCGTGGGCGGCCTCGGACGACCTCGATTTCTACCAGACGGCGGACCGTACGGAGGTGGGCACCGAGGACACCTTCCGCCTCACGGTGGTGGTGGTGGACGCGCCCGCCAACGCGCAGGTGAAGCTGCCGGAGTCGGACGACTTCTCCATCCTCTCCAGCTCGCGCAGCAGCCAGCGCTCCATCTCCCTGTCGGGCGGTGGCCCCGCCGTCATCCAGGACGTCACGCGGCACGTGTTGGTGATGCAGGCCACGCGCGCGGGACGGCTCAAGATTCCACCGTCGCAAATCACGGTGCGCGGCAAGACGTACCGCACGCAGCCCGTGGAGTTGACGGTGAAGGCCGGCCGGGTGGGCGGTGCGCCGTCTCCGGGGCAGGCGGGACGTGGCGGTGGCAGGCAGCCGGACCCCTTCTCCAGCATCCAGTCGCAGATGCAGCAGATGGAAGAGGCCTTCGGCGACATGATGGAGCCGGACCGGCCCACGATTCCTCGTGGGGACTCCGACCTCTTCCTGCGCGCCAGCCTGGACCGGGACAACGTGTACGTGGGCGAGCAGGTGACGCTGTCGCTCTACATCTATTCGCGCGTGGACCTGTCCAGCGTGGACGCCGTCACCATGCCCAAGTTGGAGGGCTTCTGGACGGAAGAGGTGGAGAGCCCCACGCAGCTGTCGGGCGAGCAGCGCGTGGTGGACGGCATCCCGTACCGCGCCTACCTGCTGCGCCGCCGCGCCATCTTCCCGGTGAAGTCCGGCACGCTGTCCATCACCCCCGCGGAGGCGGACATCACCACTGGCTTCCTCTTCGCCGGCCACCGCGTGCACCGGGTGTCCAACGCGCTCAAGGTGAAGGTGAAGCCGCTGCCGCCCGGTGGGCCGGAGGACCTGCCCAACGCGCACGTGGGCAACTGGCGGCTGTCCATGGACGTGTCCCAGACGCGCGTGGAGCTGGGCCAGCCCGTCACGGTGAAGGTCAGCCTGGAAGGAGTGGGCAACGTGAAGAACGTCACGCCCCCCGCGCTGAAGGGCCCCGCCGCGCTCAAGATTTATGACCCCACCACGACGGACAAGGTGTCGCCGCAGCGCCACCGTGTTCAGGGCCGGCGGGTGATGGAGTACCTGGTGATGCCGCAGCGCACGGGCAGCTTCACGTTGCCCGCGCTGGAGTTCACCTACTTCGACCCGCGCGCCCGCAAGTACGAGGTGGCGCGCACCGACCCGGTGACGATTACGGTGGAGGCGGGCGCGGGTGGGGCATCGTCCATCGCCTCGGGGGCGCCTCAGGCTTCGTCGGACCAGGCCAACGAGCAGAAGAACGTGCTGACGGCGGGCGGCCTTCGGCCGGTGCGCTACCAGGCCCGCTTCGAGGCGCCGGGCGTGCCCGTGTGGAAGCGGGGCTTCTTTGTCCCGACGGTGCTGGCCCCGCTGGGGCTGCTGCTGGGCGTGGCGCTGATTGGCGGCGTGCGTGGGCGGCTGGCGCTGCGCTCCGAGGCGGGGCGTGGGCGTCAGCAGGCGAAGGCCGCGCGCAAGCGTCTGGCGGATGCGGAGAAGCTTCAGTCCAGCGGGGACGTGGGGGCCTTCTACGGCGAGGTGGAGAAGGCGCTGCACGGCTTCCTGGAGGCGCGGCTGAGCATGCCGGTGGTGGGCCTCACCCGCGAGGTGCTCGCCGAGAAGCTGACGGCGGGGGGCGCGGATGCGGAGCGGCGCGCCAAGGTGCTCTTCGTGCTGGAGGCGTGCGACTTCGGGCGCTACGGCGGCGGGGGTGACCCGGCCGAGCGACAGAAGGTGATGGATGCCGCCGCGGCGGCCATGGAGGGCTGGGCGTGA
- a CDS encoding tetratricopeptide repeat protein — protein MSAARTRAARWLTWGLVTSLALPSPVWAAGPLERGHPLVEQGREAYTAGRFEEALEAFEAAKKERPNDVTVDFNRADAMAKLGRIADAKALFQSVTESNRADLRQKAWYNLGNLHATTGDRQEALKAYRRALTLDPQDVQARHNYEVVLRNLPPPQDKGQDGGTDGGNDGGSDGGRPDAGEDGGTKGDGGTPQDGGTDGGSDGGADGGADGGASDGGMDGGADGGDGDGGSDGGSDGGADGGEQGPPDKGDGGADGGADGGQDDGEGEPQDGGSDGGSAGEEDSEESEADGGSSQSDLDRQEAERLLDAMKQNEKNLQLWRFQQKKKQRKPNEKDW, from the coding sequence ATGAGCGCCGCGAGGACGCGCGCTGCGCGGTGGCTGACGTGGGGCCTGGTGACGTCGCTGGCGCTGCCGTCGCCCGTATGGGCCGCGGGGCCGCTGGAGCGGGGCCACCCGCTGGTGGAGCAGGGCCGCGAGGCGTACACGGCGGGGCGGTTCGAGGAAGCGCTGGAGGCGTTCGAGGCCGCGAAGAAGGAGCGCCCCAACGACGTCACGGTGGACTTCAATCGCGCGGACGCGATGGCCAAGCTGGGGCGCATCGCGGATGCGAAGGCGCTGTTCCAGTCGGTGACGGAGTCCAACCGCGCCGACCTCCGGCAGAAGGCCTGGTACAACCTGGGCAACCTGCATGCGACCACCGGAGACCGGCAGGAAGCGCTGAAGGCCTACCGGCGCGCGCTCACGCTGGACCCGCAGGACGTGCAGGCCCGCCACAACTACGAGGTGGTGTTGCGCAACCTGCCGCCGCCGCAGGACAAGGGCCAGGACGGCGGCACGGACGGTGGCAACGACGGCGGCAGTGACGGTGGGCGCCCGGATGCCGGCGAGGACGGCGGCACGAAGGGCGACGGCGGCACGCCCCAGGACGGTGGCACCGATGGTGGCTCGGACGGTGGTGCCGACGGCGGCGCGGATGGTGGCGCCAGCGATGGCGGCATGGACGGCGGTGCGGACGGTGGCGACGGGGATGGTGGCAGCGACGGCGGCTCTGACGGAGGCGCGGACGGCGGCGAGCAGGGCCCACCGGACAAGGGCGACGGGGGCGCGGACGGCGGCGCGGATGGTGGACAGGACGACGGAGAGGGCGAGCCCCAGGACGGTGGCAGCGACGGCGGCAGCGCGGGAGAAGAAGACTCGGAGGAATCCGAGGCGGACGGTGGCTCCAGCCAGTCGGACCTGGATCGGCAGGAGGCGGAGCGCCTGCTGGATGCGATGAAGCAGAACGAGAAGAACCTCCAGCTCTGGCGGTTCCAGCAGAAGAAGAAGCAGAGGAAGCCGAATGAGAAGGACTGGTAG
- a CDS encoding VWA domain-containing protein, translating to MTPVEPWRFTVLGYQAGLAQPLFLLFVLAGMTLGLLALVGALRRRSRVRALLHERHAERFTPGVSVWRPATQGGLYGLGLALFGFALAQPQCGTKSELTKRRGIDVVVALDASKSMLARDIQPSRLERAKLELTTLLDELKGDRVGLVVFAGDAFIQSPLTSDYSAVKLFLRAVDPEVMPQGGTNVGAALRLSRQVLENADRGSKERVVVLLTDGEDLVGDVAEATEALKDAGVQVLAVGVGSESGEPIPVFDRRGAFVDYKKDAAGETVITRLDRAGLTAIAEATGGTFYFQPRGVAMSQVVERIDQMQKSELESRVTVRYDERFQSFAIPGLALLALGMLLLPSSRRRPSP from the coding sequence GTGACGCCCGTGGAACCCTGGCGCTTCACCGTGCTCGGTTACCAGGCGGGGCTCGCGCAGCCCCTCTTCCTGCTGTTCGTGCTCGCGGGCATGACGCTGGGCCTGCTCGCGCTGGTGGGGGCGCTGCGGCGCCGCTCGCGCGTGCGGGCGCTGCTGCATGAACGCCACGCGGAGCGCTTCACGCCGGGCGTGTCGGTGTGGCGTCCGGCCACGCAGGGCGGATTGTACGGCCTGGGGTTGGCGCTCTTCGGCTTCGCGCTGGCGCAGCCGCAGTGTGGCACCAAGAGCGAGCTGACGAAGCGGCGCGGCATCGACGTGGTGGTGGCGCTGGATGCCTCCAAGTCCATGCTGGCGCGGGACATCCAGCCCAGCCGCCTGGAGCGCGCGAAGCTGGAGCTGACCACGCTGCTGGACGAGCTGAAGGGCGACCGCGTGGGCCTGGTGGTGTTCGCGGGTGATGCGTTCATCCAGTCCCCGCTCACGTCGGACTACTCGGCGGTGAAGCTGTTCTTGCGCGCCGTGGACCCGGAGGTGATGCCCCAGGGCGGCACCAACGTGGGCGCGGCGCTGCGGCTGTCGCGGCAGGTGCTGGAGAACGCGGACCGCGGCTCGAAGGAGCGCGTGGTCGTCCTGCTGACGGACGGCGAGGACCTGGTTGGCGACGTGGCGGAGGCCACCGAGGCGCTGAAGGATGCGGGCGTGCAGGTGCTGGCGGTGGGCGTGGGCTCGGAGTCCGGTGAGCCCATCCCCGTCTTCGACCGGCGCGGCGCGTTCGTGGACTACAAGAAGGACGCCGCGGGGGAGACGGTGATTACGCGGTTGGACCGGGCGGGGCTGACGGCCATCGCCGAGGCCACCGGGGGCACCTTCTATTTCCAGCCCCGTGGCGTGGCCATGTCGCAGGTGGTGGAGCGCATCGACCAGATGCAGAAGAGTGAGCTGGAGAGCCGGGTGACGGTCCGCTACGACGAGCGCTTCCAGTCGTTCGCCATCCCGGGGCTGGCCTTGCTGGCGCTGGGCATGTTGTTGCTGCCGTCGTCGCGCCGGAGGCCGTCACCATGA
- a CDS encoding vWA domain-containing protein: MPPLPAFNNPEALWGLLLVPLLLWQAWRERRARATLRFSAAHVFARGGRGFRAYLLPLLPLLRVAAVTAAVLAIARPQVRDSRVRDLSVEGIDIVVALDLSTSMEAGDFRPQNRMHVAKEVLSEFIANRVNDRIGLVVFAGAAYTQAPLTLDYGVLKEVVKQLRTRVLEDGTAIGDALATSLNRLRDSEAKSRVVVLITDGDNNSGKISPMDSANMAQALKVPIYTILVGKGGKVPFPQGTDLFGNTVWRDTEIPINPELMQDIADRTGGEYYRATDPEQLREGLQKVLDSLERSKLMEGGASATYREEFHPFLLAAFGLAALELLLRASFLRVFP; encoded by the coding sequence ATGCCGCCGCTCCCCGCGTTCAATAACCCCGAGGCGCTCTGGGGGCTGCTGCTCGTGCCGCTGCTGCTCTGGCAGGCGTGGCGGGAGCGGCGCGCCCGCGCCACGCTGCGCTTCTCCGCGGCGCATGTCTTCGCCCGGGGGGGCCGCGGCTTCCGCGCGTACCTGCTGCCGCTGCTGCCGCTGCTTCGCGTGGCGGCGGTGACGGCGGCGGTGCTGGCCATCGCCCGGCCGCAGGTGCGTGACTCGCGCGTGCGGGACTTGTCGGTGGAGGGCATCGACATCGTGGTGGCGTTGGACCTGTCCACGTCGATGGAGGCCGGTGACTTCCGTCCGCAGAACCGCATGCACGTCGCCAAGGAAGTGCTGAGCGAGTTCATCGCCAACCGGGTGAATGACCGCATCGGCCTGGTGGTATTCGCGGGCGCGGCGTACACGCAGGCGCCGCTGACGCTGGACTACGGCGTGCTGAAGGAAGTGGTGAAGCAGCTGCGCACGCGCGTGCTGGAGGACGGCACGGCCATTGGTGACGCGCTGGCCACGTCCCTCAACCGCCTGCGGGACTCGGAGGCGAAGAGCCGGGTGGTGGTGCTCATCACCGACGGCGACAACAACTCCGGGAAGATTTCGCCCATGGACTCGGCGAACATGGCCCAGGCGCTGAAGGTGCCCATCTACACGATTCTGGTGGGCAAGGGCGGCAAGGTGCCCTTCCCGCAGGGCACGGACCTGTTCGGCAACACCGTGTGGCGCGACACGGAGATTCCCATCAACCCGGAGCTGATGCAGGACATCGCGGACCGCACTGGCGGCGAGTACTACCGCGCCACGGACCCGGAGCAGCTGCGAGAGGGACTCCAGAAGGTGCTCGATTCGTTGGAGCGCTCGAAGCTGATGGAGGGCGGCGCCAGCGCCACCTACCGCGAGGAGTTCCATCCCTTCCTCCTGGCCGCCTTCGGCCTCGCCGCGCTGGAGCTGCTCCTGCGCGCCTCCTTCCTGAGGGTCTTCCCGTGA
- a CDS encoding DUF58 domain-containing protein: MLPKDLIRRIRKLEIRTRKVVSDMLAGQYHSVFKGRGMAFSEVRQYQPGDEIRIIDWNVTARMDEAYVKVFTEERELTVMLVVDVSASKEFGSRERTKSEIAAEVAAQIAFSAIANNDRVGLVLFSDRVEKVVPPRKGRTHVLRLVSDILTFQPQGRGTDLAAGLNYLTRVAKRKAVTFLISDFQAHDYEKPLRLVGRKHDLVPVVVADPLEEAFPRLGLVDMEDPETGERFVVDTSDPRVRGRFARAMQAARDERRKLFKKLELDHVELRAGDDHGKALANFFRARARRMAA; the protein is encoded by the coding sequence GTGCTTCCCAAGGACCTCATCCGCCGCATTCGCAAGCTGGAGATTCGCACCCGCAAGGTGGTCTCCGACATGCTCGCCGGCCAGTACCATTCGGTCTTCAAGGGCCGGGGCATGGCCTTCTCCGAGGTGCGCCAGTACCAGCCCGGTGATGAGATTCGCATCATCGACTGGAACGTCACCGCGCGCATGGATGAGGCCTACGTCAAGGTCTTCACCGAGGAGCGCGAGCTGACGGTGATGCTGGTGGTGGACGTCTCCGCGTCGAAGGAGTTCGGCTCGCGCGAGCGCACCAAGTCGGAGATCGCCGCGGAGGTCGCAGCGCAGATTGCTTTCAGTGCCATCGCCAACAATGACCGGGTGGGGCTCGTCCTCTTCTCGGACCGGGTGGAGAAGGTGGTGCCGCCGCGCAAGGGCCGCACGCACGTGCTGCGGCTGGTGAGCGACATCCTCACGTTCCAGCCGCAGGGGCGTGGGACGGACCTGGCCGCGGGGCTCAACTACCTGACGCGGGTGGCGAAGCGGAAGGCGGTGACGTTCCTCATCTCCGACTTCCAGGCGCACGACTACGAGAAGCCGCTGCGGCTGGTGGGGCGCAAGCACGACCTGGTGCCGGTGGTGGTGGCGGACCCGTTGGAGGAGGCCTTTCCCCGGCTGGGCCTGGTGGACATGGAGGACCCGGAGACGGGCGAGCGCTTCGTCGTCGACACCAGCGACCCGCGCGTGCGGGGCCGCTTCGCCCGGGCCATGCAGGCCGCGCGCGACGAGCGGCGCAAGCTGTTCAAGAAGCTGGAGCTGGACCACGTGGAGCTGCGCGCGGGTGATGACCACGGCAAGGCGCTGGCGAACTTCTTCCGCGCGCGGGCCCGGAGGATGGCGGCATGA